GACTTGCGACCACTTGTGCCTTTGGACGGCGGACGATTTGCGACCTCCGATCTTAACGATCTTTATCGACGCGTAATTAACCGAAATAACCGTTTAAAGAAGCTCCAAGAGCTAAGTGCTCCAAGTATCATTATTCGAAACGAAAAGCGTATGCTTCAGGAGTCGGTGGATGCTCTTTTTGATAATGGACGAAGGGGTAAAACGTTTACCGGTCCAAATAAACGTCCGCTACGCTCTTTGAGTGATATGCTGAAGGGCAAACATGGGCGCTTTAGACAGAACCTTCTTGGTAAGCGTGTGGACTACTCTGGTCGTTCGGTTATTGTCGTAGGGCCTACATTAAAGCTCCATCAGTGCGGACTTCCTAAGAAAATGGCACTCGAACTCTTTAAGCCTTTTGTTTACAATAAATTAGAAGAAAAGGGTTTTGCCTCAACCATCAAGTTCGCGAAGAAAATGGTGGAGATGGAAGAAGTAGAAGTTTGGGACATTCTCTCTGAAGTGGTAAAAGAGCACCCTGTTCTACTTAACCGAGCGCCAACTCTTCATAGACTCGGAATTCAAGCCTTTGAACCGGTGCTACTAGAAGGTAAAGCTATTCAGCTACATCCTCTTGTGTGTCAGGCATTCAACGCGGATTTCGACGGTGACCAGATGGCGGTTCACGTACCTCTTTCGATTGAGGCTCAAGTAGAAGCGCGCGTTCTGATGATGTCTACAAACAACATCTTGAGCCCGGCAAATGGAAGGCCAATTATCAATCCGAGCCAAGACATTGTTTTGGGCATATACTGGATGACTCGTATTCGCCCGGGCGCTCTTGGGACTAATAAGAAATTTTCTAATACAGACGAAATCATATACGCCTATGAAAATGGGCATGTTGATCTTCAGGCAGCAGTTAAATGCAGAATAAAGGGAAAGGTCTACGACACATCTGTTGGGCGAGCTTTGCTTTCAGATATTGTTCCTGATGATGTTCCTTATGATCATGTCAATCAGGTCATGACAAAGAAGCAGATCGCTAATCTTGTGGACATTTCATTCCGACTTGCTGGAGCAAAGGCGACTGTGCTTCTTGCTGATAAAATCATGCAGCTTGGTTTCCGTTATTCAACTAAAGCGGGGATATCCATTTGCATCGATGACATGGTGATACCTGATACCAAAGCGACAATGATTTCAAAGACAGAGACTCAGGTTAAAGAGTTTCAGAGACAATACGATGAAGGTCTTCTTACCGACGGTGAAAGATATAACCGTGTTGTGGACTTATGGGCACAGACGGGTGATCGAGTCGCCAAAGAAATGATGTCGAGAATCGAAAAGCAAACCTTCGAAGTGGCTGGCAAAAAAGAAGAAGGCCCGAGCTTTAACTCCATTTTTATCATGGCTGACTCTGGGGCCCGGGGTTCTGCCGCTCAGATCAGACAGCTCGCTGGTATGCGAGGATTGATGGCAAAACCGTCTGGGGAGATTATAGAGGCTCCGATTACTGCTAACTTTCGAGAGGGACTGTCAGTTCTTCAGTACTTCACCTCGACTCACGGAGCACGAAAAGGTCTTGCGGATACGGCTTTGAAAACGGCTAACTCGGGATACCTTACAAGAAGACTTGTGGACGTTGCTCAAGACAGTATTGTTATTGAGACTGACTGCGGGACATCAGAGGGAATGAAGATATCTGCTCTACTTGAGGGCGGCGAAATTATCCAGCCGTTGGGCGACAGAATTCTTGGTCGCGTGGCTCTACAGGAAGTTCTCGACCCTGTAACCAACGATGTTATCGTTAATGCAAATCAAGAGATCCGAGAAGATCACGTAAGCCGGATTGAAGAAACTGGAATCGAAGAGGTAGAGATTCGATCAGTTCTTACTTGTAATACTCGCGGCGGAGTCTGCATTTATTGTTATGGCCGTGATTTGGCCAGAGGAAACATGGTCAATCTTGGTGAGGCTGTGGGTATTATTGCTGCACAGTCGATCGGAGAGCCTGGCACTCAGTTGACAATGAGAACATTCCACCTTGGTGGTACGGCGACCCGAGCTGTTGAGCAGTCCGTCCATGAGGCCCGCCACGAAGGTACTGTAAAATTCAAAGACATCCATGCTGTTGATAACAAAGATGGCAAGCTAACCGTTATGAATAGAAGCGGCGAAATAGTTGTGATTGATGTCTCTGGCCGAGAAAGGGATCGTTTCAAGATTGTCTATGGAGCGATGATAAATGTTCGAGAGGGCGACACCGTTCAGCGTGGTACTGTCATTGCAGAATGGGATCCGTATGCGAATCCGATCATTTCTGAAGTGTCGGGTCGTATCAACTTCAAGGACATCGAAGAAGGTATCACAATGGTTGAGCAGGTGGATCCCGTATCTGGATTCTCAACTCGCGTGATCACGGAAAGTAAAGATAGCGAAATTAAACCGACCGTATATTTAACAGATGCGGACGGGAACGAAATGAAGCTTCCGGGTCGAGATATTCCAGTTCGTTATATCATACCA
This portion of the Bdellovibrionales bacterium CG10_big_fil_rev_8_21_14_0_10_45_34 genome encodes:
- the rpoC gene encoding DNA-directed RNA polymerase subunit beta', with the translated sequence MKDLLNFFDKPKDPLAFNSVRISLASPEMIRKWSHGEVKKPETINYRTFKPERDGLFCAKIFGPIKDYECLCGKYKRMKYRGVVCEKCGVEVTQSKVRRERMGHIELATPVAHIWFLRSLPSRIGNLLNLTLKDVERILYCEAYVVVDPVETALQEGQVLTEEAYEQALSEYGPNFKSEMGGDAIRELLRKVDPEYLSRKLRLEIKQTNSEAQIKKLTKRLKVVEAFRNSINKPEWMMLDVIPVIPPDLRPLVPLDGGRFATSDLNDLYRRVINRNNRLKKLQELSAPSIIIRNEKRMLQESVDALFDNGRRGKTFTGPNKRPLRSLSDMLKGKHGRFRQNLLGKRVDYSGRSVIVVGPTLKLHQCGLPKKMALELFKPFVYNKLEEKGFASTIKFAKKMVEMEEVEVWDILSEVVKEHPVLLNRAPTLHRLGIQAFEPVLLEGKAIQLHPLVCQAFNADFDGDQMAVHVPLSIEAQVEARVLMMSTNNILSPANGRPIINPSQDIVLGIYWMTRIRPGALGTNKKFSNTDEIIYAYENGHVDLQAAVKCRIKGKVYDTSVGRALLSDIVPDDVPYDHVNQVMTKKQIANLVDISFRLAGAKATVLLADKIMQLGFRYSTKAGISICIDDMVIPDTKATMISKTETQVKEFQRQYDEGLLTDGERYNRVVDLWAQTGDRVAKEMMSRIEKQTFEVAGKKEEGPSFNSIFIMADSGARGSAAQIRQLAGMRGLMAKPSGEIIEAPITANFREGLSVLQYFTSTHGARKGLADTALKTANSGYLTRRLVDVAQDSIVIETDCGTSEGMKISALLEGGEIIQPLGDRILGRVALQEVLDPVTNDVIVNANQEIREDHVSRIEETGIEEVEIRSVLTCNTRGGVCIYCYGRDLARGNMVNLGEAVGIIAAQSIGEPGTQLTMRTFHLGGTATRAVEQSVHEARHEGTVKFKDIHAVDNKDGKLTVMNRSGEIVVIDVSGRERDRFKIVYGAMINVREGDTVQRGTVIAEWDPYANPIISEVSGRINFKDIEEGITMVEQVDPVSGFSTRVITESKDSEIKPTVYLTDADGNEMKLPGRDIPVRYIIPVGAQLLVAEGQEIHAGEVLAKIQRETSKTRDITGGLPRVAELFEARKPKEAAIITEDDGYVSFGKDLKGKQRVIVTPEIGESKEYLIPKGKHIAVREGEFVRAGEALMDGPINPHDILKVRGDAALAAYLVNEVQEVYRLQGVSINDKHIEIIVRQMLRRVKILDAGDTRFLVGEQVERYEFEQENIKVKREGGEEAKADPLLLGITKASLSTDSWISAASFQETTKVLTEAAIQSRTDGLKGLKESIIMGRLVPAGTGLPAYKKWPVIVADGEDYPLPMAKRNEGLPIHHG